In Penicillium oxalicum strain HP7-1 chromosome I, whole genome shotgun sequence, a single window of DNA contains:
- a CDS encoding NADPH-dependent diflavin oxidoreductase 1 — protein sequence MAARDTDQKRSVLILYGTETGNAQEVAEELGAMTERLRFATHLSEMNQAKPDALSSYTLTILVVSTTGQGDLPANARSFWKSLLLKKLPPTFLNGVDFAVFGLGDTSYPKFNWAARKLYKRLLQLGANDIYPTGEADQQHPEGLEATFIPWMTGFKKHLMDRHPLPLGQHPIPDNVQLPPKWVLQCDSSANSSPAVIPQAQGHLTASDGSSGPTHLDHDIRPLPETMTATLVQNERVTPQKHWQDVRRISLTVPEFSQYSPGDMIAITPKTSPADVQSFIDLMDWGDQADKLVTLRAAGNILGPSPIPGLEAYPNLTLRSLLRDYLDIKAIPRRSFFSSIAHYTEDSMQKERLLEFTNPEYIDELWDYTSRPRRSILEVLHEFDTVKIPWQHAVSVLPIMRARQFSIASGGERKRTKDGKTQFELLIAIVKYQTVIKRIREGVCTKYLSTLQPGSTLRIQLQSGGLNSSIQQLTGATVLIGPGTGIAPLRSMLWEKAALIQAFREQNPGVGPPVGPTVLLYGGRNRTADFFYDEEWEELSKVIPLQVLTAFSRDQQQKFYVQDVVRQNLSLFYRMLHDLQGSVYICGSSGRMPQAVRETLIEAFAEGGTPETGQAFTRAQAEEYLVGMEKSGRYKQETW from the exons ATGGCTGCACGGGATACCGATCAGAAACGATCGGTGCTGATTCTGTATGGCACAGAGACTGGCAATGCGCAGGAGGTGGCGGAGGAGCTGGGTGCTATGACAGAACGGCTTAGATTTGCGACGCATCTATCGGAAATGAACCAGGCTAAACCT GATGCGCTTTCGTCGTACACTCTTACTATTCTCGTGGTTTCGACGACTGGACAAGGTGACTTGCCAGCCAATGCCAGATCGTTTTGGAAGTCGCTCTTATTGAAGAAGCTACCGCCAACATTTCTGAATGGAGTCGATTTTGCGGTGTTTGGATTGGGAGACACCTCGTATCCTAA GTTTAATTGGGCAGCTCGGAAACTGTACAAGCGGCTGCTGCAACTTGGTGCAAACGATATTTACCCAACTGGGGAAGCAGATCAGCAACATCCTGAAGG TCTTGAGGCCACCTTCATACCATGGATGACAGGTTTCAAAAAACATCTGATGGACAGGCATCCACTTCCGCTTGGCCAGCATCCTATTCCTGATAATGTCCAATTGCCTCCAAAATGGGTATTGCAATGCGATTCATCTGCGAATTCCTCACCAGCGGTAATACCTCAGGCCCAAGGACACTTGACTGCATCAGATGGCTCTTCTGGACCAACTCATCTGGATCATGATATCCGGCCTCTCCCCGAGACAATGACGGCAACCTTGGTCCAGAATGAGCGTGTCACACCGCAGAAGCATTGGCAAGACGTCCGCCGGATAAGTCTCACTGTGCCGGAGTTTTCCCAGTACTCACCTGGTGACATGATCGCCATAACGCCCAAAACATCGCCTGCGGATGTTCAGAGCTTTATCGATCTGATGGACTGGGGTGACCAAGCCGACAAACTTGTCACTCTGCGCGCGGCAGGAAATATCCTTGGCCCATCACCTATACCCGGCTTGGAGGCCTACCCCAACCTCACCCTTCGCTCTCTCCTAAGAGACTATCTTGATATCAAAGCCATTCCGCGAcggtcctttttttcctctaTTGCCCACTACACAGAGGACAGCATGCAAAAGGAGCGACTTCTGGAATTCACCAACCCCGAATATATCGACGAGCTGTGGGACTACACGAGCCGGCCGCGGCGCAGCATCCTCGAAGTTTTGCACGAATTTGATACTGTCAAAATCCCTTGGCAGCATGCAGTGTCCGTTTTACCCATCATGCGAGCTCGTCAGTTCAGTATAGCAAGTGGCGGAGAGCGCAAACGAACAAAGGATGGCAAGACACAATTTGAACTTCTCATTGCGATTGTCAAGTACCAGACTGTCATCAAACGAATTCGCGAGGGTGTATGCACCAAATACCTCTCGACGCTCCAACCTGGAAGTACTCTACGCATTCAATTACAGTCGGGTGGGCTCAATTCATCTATACAACAGCTCACGGGCGCGACAGTCCTCATCGGGCCAGGCACCGGTATCGCTCCTCTTCGTTCCATGCTATGGGAAAAGGCAGCTCTGATCCAAGCGTTTCGGGAGCAGAACCCGGGTGTTGGACCCCCGGTCGGCCCTACGGTTCTTCTCTACGGAGGGCGTAATCGCACCGCGGATTTCTTCTACGACGAAGAGTGGGAGGAGCTGAGCAAAGTAATTCCTCTTCAGGTGCTGACTGCCTTCTCGCGTGATCAGCAACAGAAATTCTATGTCCAGGACGTAGTTCGACAGAATCTCTCACTGTTCTATCGCATGCTGCATGACCTGCAAGGTTCTGTCTATATCTGTGGCTCTTCTGGCCGTATGCCGCAAGCTGTGCGAGAAACACTCATTGAAGCGTTCGCAGAGGGCGGTACACCCGAGACTGGTCAAGCATTCACTCGAGCTCAAGCAGAAGAATACCTCGtcgggatggagaagagtgGACGATACAAACAAGAAACGTGGTAG
- a CDS encoding Electron transfer flavoprotein subunit beta, whose product MASGLRILVPVKRVIDYAVKPRINKAQTGVETAGVKHSLNPFDELSIEEAVRLRERKGPLKVENILALSAGGPKTPDVLRTAMAMGADRAFHIDVGDSADGGPEPLTIAKLLKGVVEKENINLVLLGKQAIDGDQGQTGQMLAGLLGWPQATQASKVEVKDEAGTVEITHEVDGGVETLRAKLPLVITTDLRLNEPRYASLPNIMKAKKKPLEKKTLADFGVEDTRRLKTLKVTEPPARSGGGKVEDVDGLVSKLKELGAL is encoded by the exons ATGGCTAGTGGATTACGGATTCTGGTCCCCGTCAAGCGGGTGATTGACTATGCG GTCAAGCCCCGCATCAACAAGGCGCAGACAGGCGTGGAGACCGCCGGTGTCAAGCACTCCCTCAACCCATTTGATGAACTTTCAATTGAAGAGGCCGTTCGATTGCGTGAGCGCAAGGGTCCGCTCAAGGTTGAGAACATCCTCGCCCTTTCCGCCGGTGGACCCAAGACCCCCGATGTCCTGCGCACGGCGATGGCCATGGGTGCCGATCGCGCATTCCACATTGATGTGGGCGATTCCGCAGACGGCGGTCCTGAGCCACTGACCATCGCCAAGTTGTTAAAGGGTGTCGtggaaaaagagaacatcAACCTTGTTTTGCTCGGCAAGCAAGCTATTGACGGCGACCAAGGTCAGACCGGTCAAATGCTTGCTGGTCTGTTGGGATGGCCGCAGGCCACTCAGGCCAGCAAGGTCGAGGTGAAGGATGAGGCTGGTACAGTGGAGATCACCCACGAGGTGGACGGCGGTGTTGAGACGCTCCGCGCCAAGTTGCCTCTGGTGATCACCACTGATCTGCGACTGAACGAGCCCCGCTATGCCAGCCTGCCCAACATCAtgaaggcaaagaagaagcctttggagaagaagacgcTGGCCGACTTTGGCGTCGAGGACACTCGCCGATTGAAGACTCTGAAGGTTACTG AACCTCCTGCTCGGAGCGGTGGTGGCAAGGTTGAGGATGTGGATGGTCTTGTCTCCAAGCTCAAGGAACTCGGGGCGCTGTAA
- a CDS encoding COP9 signalosome complex subunit 6, translating to MSLTRSLLSSRPSDSGLHIQLHPLVLLTISDQITRHAARQQQGLLVGALLGQQNGQEITLEHVFECPVTLGGNGEALLPSSWFEERLKQFKDVHKDPQLELVGWWSTTSSSGPDHSLLPIHRQILQDHNDSAVFLAFHPSQIQSSTHSTKLPLTIYETVLEGDNVPDAAKDMQIDGEEMGSNIRFRELPYSVETEEAEMIGVDTIAQTAGTASRYEIPSEAGTSSAGDKVAIESKKSLQAELTQEEEELVANLNTRLNAVRTLESRIALIKSYVSSISVTDAATAAEHDPSSPRLSHPILRNINSLMAHLSILSPSERSSFSAEVLSQSNDVKLVSLLGELGESIQAMRELGRKSAVVQSGRQTKNPRKQPNVEAASFEDEFLARAPRQGRERRVGYS from the exons ATGAGTTTGACAcggtctcttctctcttcaagGCCATCAGACTCGGGTCTGCACATCCAGCTTCACCCGTTGGTTCTCCTCACCATCTCCGATCAGATTACCCGCCATGCCGCACGACAACAACAAGGTCTGCTGGTCGGAGCTCTCCTTGGCCAACAGAATGGTCAAGAGATCACCCTTGAGCATGTGTTTGAATGCCCAGTCACTCTGGGGGGGAATGGGGAGGCTCTTCTGCCATCCTCATGGTTTGAAGAGCGGCTGAAGCAAT TCAAGGATGTCCACAAAGATCCTCAGCTTGAACTGGTGGGCTGGTGGTCCACAACAAGCTCTTCGGGACCTGACCATTCCCTTTTGCCCATTCACCGTCAAATCCTCCAAGACCACAACGACTCAGCTGTATTTCTCGCGTTCCATCCCTCACAAATCCAATCCAGCACACATTCTACGAAACTCCCTTTGACAATCTACGAGACCGTGCTGGAGGGAGACAATGTCCCCGATGCAGCGAAGGACATGCAAATCGACGGCGAAGAAATGGGCTCCAACATTCGATTCCGCGAGCTACCGTATTCCgtggagaccgaggaggcAGAGATGATCGGTGTAGACACCATTGCGCAGACTGCGGGAACTGCCTCTCGATATGAAATCCCCAGCGAAGCCGGCACCTCAAGTGCGGGCGACAAGGTAGCGATTGAAAGCAAGAAGAGCTTGCAGGCCGAGCTAACacaagaggaagaagaac TGGTTGCAAATCTCAATACCCGCTTGAACGCAGTGCGCACGCTCGAATCACGTATCGCCCTCATCAAGTCCTACGTTTCTAGCATCTCGGTGACCGACGCGGCGACGGCCGCAGAACACGACCCTAGCAGCCCGAGACTCTCCCACCCTATCCTCCGCAATATCAATTCGCTCATGGCTCACCTGTCCATTCTTTCACCGAGCGAACGAAGCAGTTTCTCCGCCGAAGTGTTATCTCAAAGCAACGACGTGAAGCTCGTCTCTTTGCTCGGCGAACTTGGCGAAAGTATCCAAGCTATGCGCGAACTCGGTCGAAAGTCCGCCGTCGTGCAGTCGGGGCGGCAAACTAAGAATCCACGAAAACAACCAAATGTCGAGGCGGCAAGTTTCGAGGACGAATTCCTCGCTCGCGCGCCTcggcaaggaagagagcgTAGGGTTGGGTATTCTTAG